The DNA sequence AACTGCCTTGAAAACATACGAAAATGTAGAGCAGCAATTGCTATCAACACCTGCTACTGATAAAAACATCAAAGATTTAGAGTTCCATCTTGATGCCATTCGTACCGAATTATTTATGCTTAGCAACATCCAAACCACGGTAGGCAAAGAACTCCTCACAGACTCTGACCACGTAGTGGCTACGGCTTATGCTTTGAACAAATTCCAGATCAGCATCTTAATCATCTGCTGCCTTATTGCCCAGGTATTTATTCTGCGTTCTAAAATCGTTCGTTCACCAATCCCACAGCAGCCCAACCTTAATTAAGTCGGACCTAGAAAAAAATCGCAGCCAAATTTGTGGTAATTCCAATACTATCCCTTCTCTAACATCCGCTGCAATACGGCTTGCGCAGCGTAAAGTCGGTTACCGGCTTGCGGCAATACCAATGATTGTGGTCCATCCAAAACAGCATCACTCACCACTACATTTCTACGTACCGGGAGGCAGTGCATAAAGTAGCCCTCATCCGTCAGGGTCATTTTCTCGGCAGTTACCTGCCAATCCTTCGCTATCGGCTGGGGTTTTCCGTAGGGATTTAGCGGCGACCAGTTTTTGGCGTAGATAAAATCAGCACCCGCAAATGCTTCTTCCTGATCATAAACTACGGGGGTGTCTTTCACAAAGGAGGGGTCAAGTTCATAGCCTTTAGGGTGGGTTAACACCAAATCTACCGGAGCTACTTGCATCCACTCCAGAAAGGAATTGCTCACCGCTTGGGGTAAGGCACGGGGGTGGGGCGCCCATGTGAGCACTACTTTTGGACGAATACGCTTTTTGTATTCTTCTATAGTCACCCAATCAGCCAAGCTTTGCAGCGGGTGGCGAATAGCGGATTCGAGGCTCACCACAGGCACGGTTGCATGTTTGATAAAAGCGTTCATCACCTCGTCTGCATAATCTCTGTCCTTATCCTCCAGATCAGGAAACGACCTTACGCCCAAAATATCGGCATACTGGCTCATCACTCCGGCGGCTTCGCGAATGTGTTCGGCGCTGCCGCCATTCATCACGGTTCCATCGGCAAACTCCAGTTTCCAGCCATCGGCTACGTTGAGGGTCATCACATTACAGCCCAGGTTTTTCGCCGCAAGCTCCGTACTCAGGCGGGTACGCAGGCTGGGGTTG is a window from the Lewinella sp. LCG006 genome containing:
- a CDS encoding N-acetylornithine carbamoyltransferase, with translation MKQFTSVYDIDDPASLVAEALALKKAPYANQALGQNKTVILVFFNPSLRTRLSTELAAKNLGCNVMTLNVADGWKLEFADGTVMNGGSAEHIREAAGVMSQYADILGVRSFPDLEDKDRDYADEVMNAFIKHATVPVVSLESAIRHPLQSLADWVTIEEYKKRIRPKVVLTWAPHPRALPQAVSNSFLEWMQVAPVDLVLTHPKGYELDPSFVKDTPVVYDQEEAFAGADFIYAKNWSPLNPYGKPQPIAKDWQVTAEKMTLTDEGYFMHCLPVRRNVVVSDAVLDGPQSLVLPQAGNRLYAAQAVLQRMLEKG